The Notolabrus celidotus isolate fNotCel1 chromosome 19, fNotCel1.pri, whole genome shotgun sequence DNA window AACCCAAATAACAATTTGAGAATATTTGAAATTCAACATAAAACCTTTTTAACACAACAATGTTCCTGTTTAATTCTTGTAAGCAGTTTTCAAAAAGTGGTGACTACTAGACTACTATACGATTCATCAAACACTACAATACAAAAACAGACCTTGAACTATTTCAATCATATtgttgatttgtatgaaaggtgctatataaataaagactgattgattaatAAGCTTCTTGATTCTCCCATATTTGTTTTGGAAACAAACAAGCTCCTGCCAGCTAACACATGTCATCCAAGGACAAGTTCAGAGTGCcaaaaacactgctgctgtcattAACCTGCCACAGATTTGTTTTGAGGCTCGTTGTGTGTAGTTACTGTAGACGTAAACGAGAGAGATGATATGAACTATGAAGAGAATACTACACTTTGACGTTGGAACACTCCATGTTGTGATTCATGCACCACTAGACGCTGCTACACATTTCTAAGATATAACAACAATGCCAGAATAAAATGTCTCCTTCTGTGACTATTTACATAAACGTGTCTTTCACCAGTCCGCAGACACTTAACGACAGTGGGGAAAAGTTGTAGAAAACAGAGAGTGCATATCTTGTTAAGTAtaacagctagcattagcttctGTTGCTAGTTAGCTTACAAGTTCTGTCTGTCTATGATATTCATTCCTCAACGATGACCGCCGCTCACCTCATCCACATTCAGCTCCTGAGCAGACGGAACTTCCAGCGTTGTCGGCATGGCTGGGTGTGTGGACAGTTATATACAAACGGCAAGAATTAATACCGCTGCTGCAAAAACATTCAAGGTCCTCGTCTAGCTCCAGGACGAGCTACGAGGCCGCGGAGGAGAAGGTCAGTTTACTGCGCCTGcgcctgctgctgctactaccgGGAGGAAGGCGCTTTCTGATGACGTAAGGTATGACGAACACAAACGGGGCTGCTGACGCATGCCCATTTACGGGCTGTTAAgcgttaaaaaataaacattttttctttgtaaagtttaataacacaattttataaataagaatgaGGAGTATTTTAAAATTACCAATTTCTCCTCATGCAGAAAAATAAGCGGTAACATCTGCTATGTGTGTCTATGCTTTGTGTCCACGTTGCCATGGTGACTATACACTTAGCTGATGTGCTGTCTTCCCCTAGTCGATATTAAATCCATGATATTAaactctgttgttttatttgagaaGAAACGGCGTTAGAGAGTTATGGCTGCAATGGATATTGATGAAAGCTGTTATAAAGGGGATAGAAAAATTGGAaggtaaataaatgtgtgtgtttttatgatcctAAAGACAGcttagtaaaaaaaaaccagTCGAttgaaccctcctgttatgttgcgggtcaaattgaccctttttaagtctattttaggcaatatatgccttccaaaccagctaaatgcaggaTAAAAATTTGggtagcatgtgacagaagaggtatcgtgttaatttatcaacatcacttcatacaaaaaaaaattcaaaatgtaaaataagataaactgaAATCaatttaatgtaaaactattgtatttatatttagggctttccaatgtacattaaaaaagttttaacattaattttaatgaaaaacgagtgagttgtcctcattgaaccatgatctgtgagaattaaagaacacctatggaccaaatctggatttaaatggttagaaattgagttaaaattagatttaaaaaaaatgtgtattgggatgtTTTgcggttctgacacttttggagaattgaatatgccccgggtcaaatttacccaggaacattattgctgttccagagaaacgaacacaaCAAGAGGGTTAAGCTAATAATCTATGGCAAGCAAAATTGGAGAAACACCATTAGTGaatttctcttctctctctcaggaTGGATGGAAAAGGAGAGTACACCTTTCCCACTGAAACAAAGTATGTGGGAGAGATGAAAGACGGGATGTTCCATGGCAAAGGAGTGCTACACTTTTCAAATGGGAGTAAATATGAGGCCACCTGGGAAAACGGCAAAGctaaacaggtgtgtgtctgcatgcatgTCAGAGTTTTTGCAACCAGATGCAGAACTGTGTGTTTTGCATTGGTTATAGTTGATATTACATCTGGTCTCTTTTAGCAATCACTCACCATTATTGGTGTAGTTATTTGGTTTctcagtttttttccccctacaTGAAactctctcctgctctgatGCAGTCTTTCATGGGCTTATGCCACAACAGTGATCACTACcaattattatcatcatttgaGTTGTGGTTCATTTAAAATGATAGCAGCTCTAAACCATGACTAAACTTGACTGAGGCCACCCTACACCTGCATCCATGCCAGCCCTAGAAAACTGATTTCCATTAAAACCAGACCTGAACAACCAAGAAATTCAGAAATTCAAACTCTGGAAAATTTACCCTGTGCTTGTATCTTTCCCTTCAAACTCTCAGCCTGGGTGAGGACCCATCCTAGAACTATTTTTTCCCCCAATTTTGAATGAAGtatctaaatgttaatacaGTACTACATACATCAGTTTACTagaaacagaagagaaaaactTTCTGGAAAAATCTTTCATGTTTAATGTTGCTGAAATATAATTGTCACTGTATATACATTTCCAATTATAAACTAAAGTGTTATAATTTCTGgtgaacaaaaacataaaatataccCCTTTATACTGCGACTTAATtaagaatgaaaataatttgGGTTATAACTTTAATCCGTATTACTAAGCCGGTCTAATTTCTGCTGTTAAAGGTCCAGAGAGAAGACGAGACTAAATCCCTTGAttgtcagtttttctttttgcctcTTTGAGATTTGATTGGATCAATTATTAGTATGTAAATGATACTCCTACACTATTATAATAAATCCAATTAATGCTGTTATCATAATGAAAACACTACTGCTTATACTGAAGCACAAATGTTGTACTGCCTCTTATTTCAGTTGCTGAATAaagtattatattttatttctcgTAATAGTTGGACTGTTCTCCAGAAGATACACACAGTGTGTTGATTCAAGCAAAATaccaaaacacatatttttcCACTTTCCTATAGAGGTTTATATCAATGCAGCCATCTTTTGTTTTATCTGCTGAGGTTTTGAGATTTTCATCTCTGAGACTTCTGCCTTTACTCAACAACAATAGCAGAGAATCAAAAACGTTTTTGTGGTGCATAAAGCACTGAAAAGTgacatttcaaaacctcaacagCAAGCTATCTATCCAAGAAACCATGTCTGGGATGCATAGTAGCATAACCCTAAGACCTCGCTTTCAACAGTTTTCACCACAGCTACTTTCTGCCAACAAAAAAATCCCAGATGAATACTGTCAAGAAGACAGGGAGATCTTTGGATTCTCATCAAGAAGAATATTTATTCTGTTGagtttttcaaatcagatttttttactgCTTTGAAGAGCACATATAAAACTCAGAAAAACGAGACACTACTTTGTGTTAGAGTGAAAGTAAGTTCcgtttttaaatatgtttgttgttttttgtcattcattTCAACGTATGTGTGACTGTGGATCAAGCTTTTTCTTACATTTCGCTCTCTACTAAGGGCTCATTTGCCTTTGCTGATGGTCTGCAGTATCAGGAGGCGGACTGGGACTACTGCGATGGTTACGACAGGCGCTTTTACAGCGAGCAGTGCAACGGACTCAGACCTTCAGGTTGGAATTTAAATGTTTGGTCTGAGTGGCTTATATCTTTATTCGTACACACTTTGAGGTGGGTTGattttttgtattacttatcCTTTTTTGATGATAGTAGGTCTAAGAGTAATGCTTAACTtgttattcaaatatttatgcAAAAAGGGGCAATACTGATTTGACAGATCGGTGGGCGCATTGCTGCTGTTTGCATGGAGGCTTGAGGCCCACCTCAACTCTACCGCTTTGCTGGCTGGCAATGGGGAGGAGTTGGAAAGGTTGAGTCAGCAGTTCCAATATGGAGACTGCCATCTTCGGTCTTCAAAAACTAATGGATGATGACACTGAGATCATGTGCATGTTAAAACAATAGGTGTATGAGGAAAGAATCAGAGCCTTAAACCATAGAGTCATAGAACCCCAATAAGTAAAGTAACAAAAGTAAGATCTGAAAAAAGTAATGGCAACTCCACtgagaaatggaaaaaaaattaaaaaggacaAGATTATGAATGCAAGATAGAATATAATATTAAATCCAGTTAGAGTTGACATTAATGAATAATGGGATTGTGTTTGAAACCAAAATTGAAAGTTAATTTGAACATAGTTTTAATAAGTATAATGGATCAGTTATATTGCTCATGGCCCCTGGTATTGAAAAGTAATATTTCACACATTATCCAACATAGTATATGTAACATAAGAGCAGGAGATGAGCAGTACAGATCAGCtacattaacatttaaacacagtATATTGATGCAAAGAGCCTTTTTCTCGAGGCAACATAATGAACTAAGTTATTATTTGTAAATCTCATGAAGATTGCTCCCTTATTCAATTAACTGCTTTATTCTTACAGGAGAATCTCAGCTAACCGATCTGCATCCACCACGTGTTATTCCTGATGGGTGTTACGATTGTGGAGATGGTTTCTATGACCCAAATACCCGAGTTGTCACTTCCTATGCAGGAAGATTCCTCAGGAATGCAGGTGAgatgggaaatatcctgttatTTCCACTGCTGTAGCCTTGTGACACTACAGATGAATGGCTCATAAATGAAATGCTTCTTACTTTCcatgataatattaataacctCTTGAGTAGTGGATACTTTTCCAACCTAGTCCAGGAACTATGTTCTTACTGTGAGATTTAcgaaagttgttttttatctgcTGCAGTTTGGTTCTGATATGAAGTAGGGATAACATCACATGATATCAGAACCTCTATTCCCCGCTGCTTATTTCgcattagtttgtgcacataTTTGTTCTACCAATCGGATGCCAAATTGGCTCGATTTGAGTGTTGAGTAATATCCAGGCATCTCAGGCTGTTGCGCCAAAGAAAATTACAAAGATGAAAGTCAAGAGCAAaagcacattttcatttcaaattgAGTATACAATGTCTTATGTCAAATGAAGCACCAAGACAGTAATACATTTAAGTTTTAGAGACTGAAATAAGCAGTGCGGCTTGTTTGCAGTGTTCTGCAAAAATTAATCTATAGTAATCTTTAAACCAAGAAGTTTTTAAACCTCCTTCTGTATATTTGCATGAACATGAATATGCTCCTAAGCCTAAGCTAGTGGTTGTGTGCTtccatttaaacacagaaaggTATGACCATGtgaaaaatacatgaacaaAGTGTTTTAGACCTGAAAGAGGGTGTTTCAGTTATTAATATTGATGGCATTGCTTTGTTATCTTAGCAAATAAATACTTAATAATGAGAAAGCCATACAATCAGCTGAATTAGTAGTGAGGGAGTCATTGTTGTTGACTTGTCGAACAAGGGGCTAGCTCTGTGTAAGATTAATTTTCAACATTACCCGAGAGCAGACTTTGGACAAAGCCTGACTAAAGATACTCTGAAAAACACCGGAGCACTTGCATTGAATTTGTTTCAAATGGAACCCTTTGTCTTCACCCATTTTACTGCATTTGTGAACGCATACAGTGTGGCCATATGGGAAGGATTGATAACAGTGAACCTATGGAGTGATGTTAAATGGATTATCCCTGGATTCTCTGACGGAAGATTTCTGTTACAAGTCATCTGATAAGCCTGCTGCTAAAGCCTGCTGTGgtcatttaaaagaaacattttttttcccttttgttaTTGGTCAAAAGTGGAAAattcaagacacatttttccaCTGAACGAGTGTCTGCTTCTGCAGTCCCAGATTTGAAGTGAATGCAATCTGTCAGGTGTCTAGGTTGGAATTCCCAAATTCTGACATCCTCTGCTCGTCATGTCTCCTGTGATTTTACATCACCAGACAGAAAACACGGGcacttttattttcatgcatCATAGgtgttttacatttcttttttattggtTACATGCTTTATAGTACCCGGACACTGCTTTAAACAGAAGTAAAAGCACAAGGTTTTTTAAAGAGTTTAGCAGGACTATTTTAACTTTGCATGTGTTTCCAGAAAACAAGAAAGCAATCACGTCAAACTATTTTTGGATTCTTTCATCTTTAAAGAAATCAGACATCTTCAAATGTCTGGATTCTCATCTGACCACTCATTAATCTGTTGTAGTTTGCATGTGATTTCAACTGACCTCTTTTAACCTTACAAATACAGACATGTTTTAAGAAATGATTCCTGGAAGACATTAAGATATGACTCACGAGCTCCTTTAGGGCAGAATATTTTTATGCAGATGAGCTACTTGCAACATTACGCAGATTGGTTCCACAAGCAAAAACATCTCATGTACATATGTGAGGACATCCACATCCTCAGGCATGTCATCAGGATGTGTTAAGAGAAGACAAAAGtatgttttgggatttttttaacATACTTTGTTTATCATTGTTATAGCTCTGGTAGTGATCAGCTGAGCGACAcaaaacagagggagaaaagctTAACTCTTGCCGACAATACTCCAGTCCCCCCCATTGATTGTAGTGAATATACAGTCAAGTATAAAGTCAGATATGTGACTTTTATAGTCGTGTTTACATACAATGTGGGGGCTGTATGTGGCTTATACTTGCACTACTTATGGCCACTGTATCCCTCCCTCTCATGTCTTGGTATACAGCCCTTGAGAAGGATGCTTCTGTATCCTGTATGGATTTATTTTTCAACCCCGGGAGGTGAAGGCACATTTGTCATAGTGGGTGTGAAGACAGAATTTATTACCTCATGGCTTCCTCCCAGGATGAGGACTGTGAGGATGAGGGGACACAGGGAAGACCCACCCTCCCTCCCAGAGGGGAcgtcttctgctgctgcaaggaaagaggaaagagctCCCTGTGTAGCCGTCACAACTGGTCGTGTAAGGCAAGAAAGAATCAAGCAGGTCGTACGTGGAAAAGTTGCAGGAGTTGATGCATATGGAAACGGTTTGAAACGCAGATGATTCAAGTTTTGACCCCTTGAACTACACATCCATTCTATGACTTAACTCACCAGCCAGAACCGGCTTACTGCAAAGACTGACCTCCTTAGTTACTGTTGTTAACTCAGACAAACAATCCATCTTGGCATAGTGCCATGCAGCAAAATAATGGGATCTGTTGCTAATATTCCCCAAGAGGTTAAGGATTATTTTTGGAGTTGAACAGATTTTTTGGCGGGCAGTACGGCTGAATGTATGGAGGGATTTGTCAGATATACTGATACAGAAATGTAGAAAGGAGTATGTTCTTTGGAATTAATAATGGGAACCACCTACTATATGACATCACTGAAACTCTCTAACATGTCTTTTACATGATCTTCTAAAAATGGTTGTCGCTCAGGTATGTTGATGGTTTGTTCCACACATTGGAGTACTGACTTGTAGCGACGACTTTTAATACCAGCTATGGTTTTAGTTGAGTAAATGCAGACAGCACTTATAACAGTCAACTGTCTTACCCCCTTCATGGTTCATTATGCACTTAAAAAAATGAGTATGACTCAACTGACTCTTATTCCAAATCATCCACTCAGCAAATcctagaaaaaaatgtatgaattatTTCACTATACTTATatggttttatatttattttctgatgtAATTCAAATTAAGAAGTACCATCGACTTcatgatatatttaaaatgtcaggATTAAAATTTTGTGCATCAGAGTTTACAGCCTTCAAAAAGGAGGGGAACATTTTTACCTGAAACAATGTTTTGGGAATTTTTTGaagattttatgatttttcagAACTCTGGTGAGAAGTCATACAGTTTATTTGAAAATCTGATGCACGTTTTAAAAGAAAGGTGCATCTgagtttgctgctgctgcacgaTGATGAAAAATCACAAACAGTGAAGGATAAGCATTCAGAGATTTGTTTCTTGCTTATGTTCTTCATTTATTTCCTGGGATTCTTATCTCTACTTTGTTCAAATTAAAGTTAGTCCATATTTACTGTAGCTTTTTCATGCTGGGTTTGTAAATCAGGAAATCTGGAGAGGAGTACAAGATTGGTAGCACAAAAGATATTACCCTCTCATTGAAAGGATGACCTGTGCAGCAGCTGTGACATCAGATGTGATCCAACTTCTACATTAAGATGGGATGGTACACAGATACAAAGTTTCATAGTAATATCTGGATGAACAATACGTAGAAATAGGATAACAAGGATTGTGCATGACAGTAACagttgcatgtttttaaaagcacaaacgcagcttgttaaaaaataaagttcaatcattttctcttttgttgtgaCAGAGAGCATTATAACAAACATGTGCTTGCACTTGTTGTTACCTCGCTGTGCCACAGTTAACCAATCCAGCTTAAATACAGCCAACAAAGTGTAACACAATGAGATGATTATTGTCAAATCCAAAACACAATTCATACACTTAGCAAAACGCaaaaagatgattttttatCTCCTTTCCTCCAAAATTTTAGACACACATGACTGATCTAAATTTGTCTTCCCTGATGAAGATCACAGCTGAAGTTTAGAGgttcaatgaaaaacatttgCACAACTTTATCAAACAGTAATTTAAAAAGAATGAGGGGAAAGATGCATGGGCCACATCTGCACAATCAAATCTGCACCATCGACTTATTGAGCGTGTTCAGTTAttacaaacaagcacacacacacacacacacatggtcagTTGTGTATATTCTCACATGGCA harbors:
- the morn5 gene encoding MORN repeat-containing protein 5, producing the protein MAAMDIDESCYKGDRKIGRMDGKGEYTFPTETKYVGEMKDGMFHGKGVLHFSNGSKYEATWENGKAKQGSFAFADGLQYQEADWDYCDGYDRRFYSEQCNGLRPSGESQLTDLHPPRVIPDGCYDCGDGFYDPNTRVVTSYAGRFLRNADDSEHEWIVRTCRKAWYEVAGVHPKTVFQPDLEKAATND